A window from Drosophila kikkawai strain 14028-0561.14 chromosome 2L, DkikHiC1v2, whole genome shotgun sequence encodes these proteins:
- the LOC108072606 gene encoding ethanolaminephosphotransferase 1, which translates to MQKLFRRLMDHRYLTRAQIDGFDNYKYSAIDTSPLSQYVMHPFWDWLVKFFPRWFAPNLMTFLGFLFSALNLVLLSYYDWNFEASSGEEGTTPIPSWVWLCTGINIFVAYTLDGIDGKQARRIGLSGPLGELFDHGLDSYTAMLIPTCLYSIFGRSRVYSVRPMRMYYVCLTVYFNFFVSHWEKYNTGILYLPWGYDLSMWGSTAMYLVTWWMGFERWKFELPLGSYGTLPLGNVMEAVLHVSAMANLPLVILNVYNSYAKRTGRLLPFWEAIRPMWPFLTYFIILLAWPYLSPNDIMETDPRAIFMLSGTIFSNVSCRLIVSQMSVTRSEAWHWQTPMFLISFALSLWLPVLERPLLYMLLLVTTLSHWHYGASVVNQMCEHFNRICFTVHKRVPLEEKKTLLGEHIKKPNQAQYEGPLKKNE; encoded by the exons ATGCAGAAGCTATTTAGGCGCTTGATGGACCACCGATACCTGACCAGGGCCCAGATCGATGGCTTCGACAACTACAAG TACAGCGCCATTGACACCTCACCGCTGAGTCAGTACGTCATGCATCCCTTCTGGGATTGGCTGGTCAAG TTCTTCCCGCGCTGGTTTGCGCCCAACCTGATGACGTTTCTGGGCTTCCTGTTCAGCGCCCTGAACCTGGTGCTGTTGTCGTACTACGACTGGAACTTCGAGGCCAGCTCCGGCGAGGAAGGCACAACGCCCATTCCCTCGTGGGTCTGGCTCTGCACAGGCATCAATATATTCGTGGCCTACACCCTGGATGGAATCGATGGGAAACAGGCGCGCCGCATCGGCTTATCCGGCCCGCTGGGTGAGCTCTTCGACCATGGCTTGGACTCGTACACGGCCATGCTGATACCGACCTGCCTGTACAGTATTTTCGGCAGGAGCCGCGTGTACTCGGTGCGGCCTATGCGGATGTATTACGTCTGTCTGACGGTCTATTTCAATTTCTTTGTGTCGCACTGGGAGAAGTACAACACGGGCATCCTGTACCTGCCCTGGGGCTATGACCTGAGCATGTGGGGCAGCACGGCCATGTACCTGGTCACCTGGTGGATGGGCTTCGAGCGCTGGAAGTTCGAGCTGCCGCTGGGCTCCTATGGCACCCTGCCGTTGGGCAATGTCATGGAGGCGGTGCTGCATGTCAGCGCCATGGCCAATCTTCCGCTAGTCATCCTTAACGTGTACAA ttCTTATGCGAAACGCACTGGACGCCTGTTGCCCTTCTGGGAGGCAATCCGACCGATGTGGCCCTTTTTGACATACTTTATCATCCTGTTGGCCTGGCCATATCTCTCGCCCAACGACATCATGGAAACCGATCCGAGAGCCATTTTCATGCTAAGCGGCACCATCTTCTCCAATGTCAGC tgccGCCTGATTGTTTCCCAGATGTCGGTGACGAGGAGCGAGGCCTGGCACTGGCAGACGCCCATGTTCTTGATCTCCTTCGCGTTGAGCCTGTGGCTGCCAGTGCTGGAGAGGCCGCTGCTCTACATGCTGCTGTTGGTGACCACCCTGAGTCACTGGCACTACGGAGCCAGTGTCGTAAATCAGATGTGTGAGCACTTTAACCGCATCTGCTTCACGGTGCACAAGAGAGTGCCGCTTGAGGAAAAGAAGACTCTGCTCGGGGAGCACATAAAGAAACCAAATCAAGCTCAGTACGAGGGACCGTTGAAAAAGAATGAGTAG
- the LOC108072607 gene encoding uncharacterized protein, whose product MPPFCCGGRRCAKDLEQEKRNEGQGRESFRELVYTTTAEYERPLSLKFYARHDWPYFNCTDTEIRHIREKLDPDSLKNAARMANTDEEAEEKYELKHSTPQPMTVNQIYGWYSDRAHRYLKQDRGTFVFPHENDPMIAQILRNKIHTH is encoded by the coding sequence ATGCCGCCCTTTTGCTGCGGTGGACGGCGCTGCGCCAAGGACTTGGAGCAGGAGAAGCGGAACGAAGGACAAGGTCGCGAATCGTTTAGAGAGCTCGTTTACACCACCACCGCTGAGTATGAGCGTCCGTTATCCCTGAAGTTCTATGCCCGCCACGACTGGCCATATTTCAATTGCACGGACACCGAGATCCGGCACATACGGGAGAAGCTTGACCCAGACTCGCTGAAGAACGCCGCCAGAATGGCCAACACCGATGAAGAAGCTGAGGAAAAGTACGAGCTGAAGCATAGCACGCCTCAACCGATGACCGTTAACCAGATCTATGGCTGGTACTCGGATCGAGCTCACCGTTACCTCAAACAAGACAGAGGCACATTTGTCTTTCCCCACGAAAACGATCCGATGATTGCGCAGATTCTACGAAACAAAATACACACTCACTAG
- the LOC108072543 gene encoding uncharacterized protein, whose protein sequence is MYKFTNRLFVFALLLLALGGSLAQPASGRRNVVSDLLEVLYEDYNDNDFQREDVFYDQRQKGAENLQLSVDGVVIEMAPQMVSSWLYLMAEYHLRKMMLLTTPEPDINELFEDDPFTETAESAASESSTKLPEHANSDLESRQ, encoded by the exons ATGTACAAGTTCACCAATCGGCTGTTCGTCTTCGCCCTGTTGCTTCTGGCGCTGGGTGGTAGTCTAGCCCAACCCGCTAGTGGAAGGAGGAACGTGGTCAGCGACCTGCTGGAGGTATTGTACGAAGACTACAACGACAACGATTTCCAGCGGGAGGATGTGTTCTACGATCAGCGGCAAAAGGGTGCGGAAAACCTTCAGCTGAGTGTGGATGGAGTTGTCATCGAAATGGCTCCCCAAATGGTCTCTAGCTGGCTTTACTTAATGGCCGAATACCACTTGA GGAAAATGATGCTACTAACTACCCCCGAGCCAGATATCAACGAGTTATTCGAAGATGATCCTTTCACAGAGACGGCGGAGTCTGCTGCCAGTGAGAGCTCCACAAAACTCCCAGAACACGCCAATAGTGATCTAGAAAGTAGACAGTAA